The following are encoded together in the Bacillus sp. V2I10 genome:
- a CDS encoding cupin domain-containing protein, which translates to MESLFQKVNLLDLVSDITEYKNFVVSEINDHVLRIAVIDGEFHWHEHGTDELFMVLEGELLIDLENDKTIKLLPGEIFNVPAHIQHRTRSNGRTVNLCFEKKDNDINGSS; encoded by the coding sequence TTGGAAAGTTTATTTCAAAAAGTTAATTTATTAGATTTAGTGTCTGATATAACTGAATATAAGAATTTTGTCGTGTCTGAAATTAATGATCATGTTTTAAGAATTGCTGTGATTGATGGAGAATTTCATTGGCATGAACATGGCACAGACGAATTATTTATGGTACTCGAAGGAGAACTCTTAATTGACTTAGAAAACGATAAAACAATTAAATTACTACCTGGTGAAATTTTCAATGTACCAGCACATATACAACATAGAACACGATCTAATGGTAGAACTGTAAATCTCTGTTTTGAGAAAAAAGATAACGATATAAATGGATCTTCTTAA
- a CDS encoding dihydrofolate reductase family protein, whose protein sequence is MSDNVRPRRIILDLAVTLDGFIEGKNGEVDWCIMDSEMGFINFLNQIDTILYGRKSYDLWGQFNPEIEDTDTEKEIWELVHSKEKYVFSRMQKGTDNKAIFINDNIFEEVNKLKNNPGKDIWLYGGASLITTFINLGLVDEFRLSVHPVILGEGKPLFIDIKQRLNLKLVNTKRFSSGVVQLIYHLNGN, encoded by the coding sequence ATGTCCGATAACGTAAGACCAAGAAGAATAATTTTAGATTTAGCAGTTACTTTAGATGGTTTTATTGAAGGGAAAAATGGGGAAGTTGATTGGTGCATCATGGACTCTGAGATGGGGTTTATTAATTTCTTAAATCAAATTGATACTATTTTATATGGAAGAAAAAGCTACGATTTATGGGGACAATTTAATCCAGAAATTGAAGATACTGATACTGAAAAAGAAATTTGGGAATTAGTTCATAGTAAAGAAAAATATGTGTTTTCCAGAATGCAAAAAGGGACTGATAATAAAGCAATATTTATAAATGATAATATTTTTGAAGAAGTAAATAAATTAAAGAATAATCCTGGTAAAGACATCTGGCTATATGGCGGAGCAAGTCTTATTACAACATTTATCAATTTAGGGCTTGTTGATGAATTTAGATTATCTGTTCACCCTGTTATTTTGGGAGAAGGAAAACCCTTGTTTATTGACATAAAGCAGAGATTGAATCTAAAACTGGTTAATACAAAAAGGTTTTCCTCTGGCGTTGTTCAACTAATCTATCATTTGAATGGGAATTAA
- a CDS encoding GNAT family N-acetyltransferase, which translates to MKLRYVSSKDFYLISPLLDEWWGGRKMTYMLPKLFFDHFQDTSLIMEKNGQIIGFLIGFLSQSKQREAYIHFVGVHPLFRKNKVGQQLYNEFFKLVKQHGCQTVRCITSPVNTGSIQFHKKMGFEIENGDKTVNGVHVTANYDGENKDRVLFVKRISMKE; encoded by the coding sequence GTGAAACTCCGGTATGTGTCTTCAAAAGATTTCTATCTCATTTCTCCTTTGCTAGATGAGTGGTGGGGCGGAAGAAAGATGACATATATGCTTCCCAAGCTGTTTTTTGATCATTTTCAAGATACTAGTTTAATCATGGAGAAAAACGGACAAATCATCGGCTTTTTAATTGGGTTTCTGTCTCAATCAAAGCAAAGAGAAGCATATATCCACTTTGTCGGCGTCCATCCGCTTTTTAGAAAAAACAAGGTAGGACAGCAGCTTTACAATGAGTTTTTCAAATTAGTAAAGCAGCATGGGTGCCAGACTGTCCGCTGTATCACATCTCCCGTAAATACAGGTTCTATCCAGTTTCACAAGAAGATGGGGTTTGAAATTGAAAATGGAGACAAGACCGTAAATGGTGTACATGTAACGGCAAATTACGACGGGGAAAACAAGGATCGTGTTCTGTTTGTAAAAAGAATAAGTATGAAGGAGTAA
- a CDS encoding MFS transporter, producing MSKKKGAVFFITVYLLYQTAMLIGFALDSQEATFIKQHLNLTDKDYGLIVSLTGLGSLAGAGAAALAANKLKLNFYIGAGMLLTSVGYLLFYSSYSFLTATLSFIFLGFFMAFASTGYATFFQNNVPVEIMGRFGSVAEIIQGIIQIVLTLILGFTAEWFTLQTVCQIFSAISVLFAAILFITVIIPSNTFLQRNN from the coding sequence TTGTCTAAAAAAAAGGGTGCTGTGTTTTTTATAACAGTCTATCTATTATATCAAACAGCCATGCTTATCGGATTTGCCCTTGATTCTCAAGAGGCTACATTCATAAAACAGCATCTGAATCTCACAGACAAAGATTATGGACTCATCGTGAGTCTGACGGGTCTTGGTTCACTTGCAGGTGCGGGAGCTGCAGCACTCGCGGCAAATAAACTGAAGCTAAACTTTTATATTGGGGCAGGGATGCTGCTGACTTCAGTCGGTTATTTGCTTTTTTACAGTTCATACAGCTTTTTAACGGCAACACTCTCTTTTATCTTTTTAGGTTTTTTCATGGCATTTGCCAGCACAGGGTATGCGACTTTTTTTCAAAACAATGTGCCAGTTGAGATTATGGGACGCTTCGGAAGTGTTGCGGAGATAATCCAGGGGATCATTCAAATTGTTTTAACGCTGATTCTTGGATTTACAGCAGAATGGTTCACGCTGCAGACTGTGTGCCAGATTTTTTCAGCCATTAGTGTTTTGTTTGCCGCCATTCTTTTTATTACGGTGATAATCCCTTCTAACACATTTCTTCAAAGAAACAACTGA
- a CDS encoding MFS transporter: MAQNKGDKKIATKALIASLIGSSIEWYDYFLYGTIAALIFSKLYFPSGDPVVGLMLAYTSFALPFFIRPLGGVIFSHIGDKIGRKKTLVMTLSLMGGATVLIGLLPTYEAIGIWAPILLIALRLIQGLGIGGEWGGALLLATEYAPPKKRGFFGSIPQMGVTIGLLLGTLSISLMTLLPNAQFEAWGWRVPFILSSLLVFIGLWIRNGIDETPAFQEAKESGNISKVPLIDTFKYHWKEVLVAVGAKVVETAPFYIFGTFIISYATGTLGFERSSTLNAVTIATLVTTIMIPFMGKLSDKVGRKPLYIGGTVAMILFAFPYFYLLSLDSVLWLTVATIIGLGIIWAPITAVLGTMFSEIFSTSVRYTGVTVGYQLGAAIAGGTAPLIATALLSAYDNSFVPVALYIIAASIISLIAVSFTRETRPIDTDGQPQSKAM; encoded by the coding sequence ATGGCTCAAAACAAAGGGGATAAAAAAATAGCAACAAAAGCCTTGATAGCTAGTTTAATAGGAAGTTCTATTGAGTGGTATGATTATTTTTTATACGGAACAATCGCTGCACTTATTTTCAGCAAGTTGTATTTCCCATCAGGTGATCCGGTTGTCGGATTAATGCTAGCGTACACATCTTTCGCTCTTCCCTTCTTCATTCGCCCGTTAGGCGGAGTAATTTTCAGTCACATTGGGGATAAAATTGGGCGGAAAAAGACACTTGTCATGACACTATCGTTAATGGGAGGAGCTACTGTATTAATTGGCTTGCTGCCTACATATGAAGCGATCGGTATATGGGCTCCAATTCTATTAATCGCCTTGCGCTTAATTCAAGGTCTGGGTATTGGCGGTGAGTGGGGGGGAGCACTATTATTAGCTACAGAGTATGCACCTCCTAAAAAACGGGGATTTTTCGGCAGCATTCCACAAATGGGTGTAACTATCGGCTTGCTGCTTGGAACATTATCGATATCGCTCATGACCCTATTGCCTAATGCACAATTTGAAGCCTGGGGATGGCGGGTGCCGTTTATTTTAAGCTCGCTGTTAGTATTTATAGGATTATGGATTCGTAACGGCATAGACGAAACTCCAGCATTCCAGGAAGCAAAAGAATCAGGCAATATTTCTAAAGTGCCTCTTATTGACACGTTCAAATATCATTGGAAAGAAGTCCTTGTTGCGGTAGGGGCCAAAGTAGTTGAAACAGCACCATTCTATATTTTTGGAACATTTATTATTTCATATGCTACCGGTACCCTTGGGTTTGAAAGAAGCTCTACATTGAATGCAGTTACAATCGCAACACTGGTCACTACGATCATGATTCCGTTTATGGGTAAATTATCAGATAAGGTCGGCCGTAAGCCGCTGTATATAGGTGGAACCGTAGCCATGATCTTATTCGCCTTCCCGTACTTTTACTTACTATCATTAGATTCTGTCCTTTGGTTAACAGTCGCAACAATTATTGGTCTTGGAATCATTTGGGCACCTATTACTGCTGTATTGGGAACGATGTTTTCGGAAATTTTTTCAACAAGTGTCCGCTATACAGGTGTAACAGTCGGTTATCAGCTGGGGGCTGCAATTGCCGGCGGTACAGCTCCACTTATAGCAACTGCATTGCTGAGTGCATATGACAATTCATTTGTTCCCGTTGCCCTTTATATAATCGCTGCGTCAATCATCTCATTAATTGCGGTTTCGTTTACCCGTGAAACAAGACCAATTGATACGGATGGTCAGCCGCAAAGCAAAGCCATGTAA
- a CDS encoding cupin domain-containing protein: MSPSFPSRGIEFILNIVPPQKESGVFPAHNIGVKEIIYVAQGKLRVELGNGAFIEELGEGDSFYFAADTEHRFINIFDIECCYFLVIDSINSVSWL, translated from the coding sequence TTGTCACCATCTTTTCCGTCTAGAGGAATTGAATTTATTTTAAATATTGTCCCTCCGCAAAAAGAGTCAGGAGTGTTTCCTGCACATAATATTGGTGTAAAAGAAATTATCTATGTTGCCCAAGGCAAGTTAAGAGTGGAATTAGGTAATGGCGCTTTTATAGAAGAATTAGGAGAAGGTGATTCATTCTATTTTGCCGCGGATACTGAACACCGATTTATAAACATATTCGACATAGAATGCTGCTATTTTCTAGTAATTGACTCTATCAATTCAGTTAGCTGGCTTTGA
- a CDS encoding ornithine cyclodeaminase family protein, which produces MLLLNEQKIKELYSMGDCIDDVEKAFRYGQEGKTIAPIRMSIPHKKMSAETLYMPSYIESEDYTAVKIVSIFPNNAKQGRKVLQSIILLTDAITGEHVAMMDASYLTILRTGASSGVATKYLARERSRICAVLGCGAQSLGQIQAIMAVRKLEEIILYNRTIEKAEQLGEKLRALYPNWNGNIVFKSDANKAVEKADIIICSTKSTTPLFNGNLLKPGTHINAIGSYQPHMQEVDVHTLKKSGKIVVDTIEGALHETGDFLVPMKDGSWNPQSIYSEIGEIICGEKEARKNDDEITFYKSVGIGYLDTMVAVQVFKKAIEAGVGESFSI; this is translated from the coding sequence TTGCTGTTATTAAATGAACAAAAGATCAAAGAGTTGTACTCCATGGGAGATTGTATAGATGATGTAGAAAAAGCATTCCGTTATGGACAAGAAGGCAAAACAATTGCTCCAATCAGGATGTCTATCCCTCACAAGAAGATGTCAGCAGAAACGCTATATATGCCTTCGTATATTGAATCAGAGGACTACACAGCCGTTAAGATTGTAAGCATTTTTCCGAATAATGCTAAACAAGGGAGAAAAGTGCTGCAAAGCATCATTTTATTAACAGATGCGATTACAGGAGAACACGTAGCGATGATGGATGCCAGTTACTTGACCATACTCAGGACCGGAGCATCAAGCGGAGTTGCAACGAAATATTTAGCACGCGAAAGATCCAGGATTTGTGCTGTTCTGGGCTGCGGTGCTCAATCGCTGGGACAAATTCAAGCTATTATGGCAGTTAGAAAATTGGAAGAGATTATCCTCTATAACCGGACGATAGAAAAAGCAGAACAATTAGGTGAAAAACTTCGTGCACTTTATCCCAATTGGAATGGAAACATTGTTTTCAAAAGTGATGCAAACAAGGCTGTTGAGAAAGCTGATATCATCATTTGCAGCACCAAATCTACTACCCCGCTGTTTAATGGGAACCTGCTAAAGCCGGGAACTCATATTAACGCGATTGGCTCGTATCAGCCGCATATGCAGGAAGTAGATGTTCACACGCTGAAAAAAAGCGGCAAAATCGTTGTTGATACCATTGAAGGAGCACTACATGAAACTGGAGATTTTCTAGTTCCAATGAAAGACGGATCTTGGAATCCACAATCTATTTATAGTGAAATTGGGGAAATCATTTGTGGAGAAAAAGAAGCTCGAAAGAACGATGACGAGATTACATTTTACAAGTCCGTTGGCATCGGCTATCTAGATACGATGGTTGCTGTTCAAGTTTTTAAAAAAGCGATTGAAGCTGGTGTTGGTGAAAGCTTTTCTATTTAA
- a CDS encoding HPr family phosphocarrier protein: MIQQTVELNSIGGLYGRSATELIRTASRYSSDIFLTYKGRRVNVKSILGVLSLGIQNKAELKLEASGRDEEEALQQVIKTLASLD, from the coding sequence ATGATTCAACAAACAGTTGAACTGAACAGTATAGGGGGGTTGTATGGACGTTCTGCTACAGAATTGATTCGGACCGCCTCTCGTTATAGTTCTGATATTTTTCTAACTTATAAAGGACGCAGGGTTAATGTAAAGTCCATATTGGGTGTTTTATCACTTGGAATACAAAACAAGGCAGAATTAAAATTAGAAGCTTCCGGACGTGATGAAGAAGAAGCTCTCCAACAAGTAATTAAAACTTTAGCATCATTAGATTGA
- a CDS encoding DUF3231 family protein: protein MESEHNVNLTASEISQLWSAYMNSSMSKCVFTYFLETVEDNQIRSLLEHSLKLADSHLKKLTEIFNKESYPIPHGLNVKNDVNMTAPRLFSDSFVLYFIKSMGEIALSFYAASKILVVRSDIDQYFSECLTELNKFDTMAKNFLLSKGLFIRSPYMNPPKEVRFIEQQNFLAGWLGKQRPLAAIEITNIFANLQRNALGIVTMLGFSQVAKSTEVARFMVRGKEIASKHVEIFGSLLKENDLPVPMTWASNITSSKVPPFSDKMMMFMTTALIALSIGFYGASMSISPRRDIAFQYVRLTAEIGAYAEDGANIMIKNGWLEEPPLSEDRNKLANHKKG from the coding sequence ATGGAATCAGAACATAACGTTAATTTAACTGCTTCAGAAATTTCACAACTTTGGTCAGCGTACATGAATAGCAGCATGTCTAAATGTGTTTTTACATACTTTTTAGAAACTGTTGAAGATAATCAAATCCGTTCATTATTAGAACATTCTTTAAAACTTGCTGATTCACATTTAAAAAAGCTTACTGAAATATTTAATAAGGAAAGTTATCCAATACCCCATGGTCTTAATGTTAAAAATGACGTAAATATGACTGCTCCAAGGTTATTTTCAGATAGTTTTGTTCTATATTTTATAAAAAGCATGGGTGAAATAGCTTTAAGTTTTTATGCTGCCTCTAAGATTTTAGTTGTACGTTCAGATATAGATCAATACTTTTCTGAATGTCTTACTGAGTTGAACAAATTTGATACGATGGCAAAAAACTTTTTATTATCTAAAGGCTTATTTATCCGATCCCCTTACATGAATCCACCCAAAGAAGTCAGATTTATTGAGCAACAAAACTTTTTAGCCGGGTGGTTAGGAAAGCAAAGGCCTCTAGCAGCTATAGAAATTACAAATATATTTGCAAATTTACAAAGAAATGCCTTAGGTATTGTAACAATGTTAGGATTCAGTCAAGTAGCAAAATCTACTGAAGTAGCCAGGTTCATGGTGAGAGGAAAAGAAATTGCTTCAAAACATGTTGAAATATTTGGCTCTTTATTAAAAGAAAATGACCTGCCAGTTCCAATGACCTGGGCTTCTAATATAACTTCCTCAAAGGTCCCTCCATTCTCAGACAAAATGATGATGTTTATGACGACAGCTTTAATTGCTTTGAGTATTGGATTTTATGGAGCAAGTATGTCAATAAGTCCCAGAAGGGATATAGCTTTCCAATATGTGCGTTTAACTGCTGAAATAGGGGCATATGCTGAAGATGGTGCAAACATAATGATAAAGAACGGTTGGCTTGAAGAACCGCCGCTTTCAGAAGACCGCAATAAATTAGCAAATCATAAAAAGGGATAA
- a CDS encoding erythromycin resistance leader peptide, producing the protein MTHSMRLRFPTLNK; encoded by the coding sequence ATGACACACTCTATGAGACTTCGATTCCCAACTTTGAACAAGTAG
- a CDS encoding FadR/GntR family transcriptional regulator has product MPLVKKQLVHELVAEEIKSLIQGNKFQKGDKLPSMADLAVKFGVSRTSIREGLRQLEAQHFVEIVNGKGIFVKDANAHQLQTRIFIESELTFLLQLCEVRRGLEGQAIELAANRATEEQLVRMETNLKIFENVKILSEDSVQADLDFHQTLYEASHNPVLYKMIATVYESFNEFWRKNENSNSIFADTYHFHEDIYFSVKKKQPELARLALNQMIDVVESRVKELF; this is encoded by the coding sequence ATGCCTCTAGTTAAAAAACAATTGGTACATGAATTAGTAGCAGAAGAAATTAAAAGTTTGATTCAAGGCAACAAGTTTCAAAAGGGTGATAAACTGCCATCCATGGCTGATCTTGCAGTGAAGTTTGGCGTTAGTCGGACTAGCATAAGAGAGGGACTTCGACAACTTGAGGCTCAACATTTCGTTGAAATTGTGAATGGAAAAGGGATCTTTGTAAAGGATGCAAACGCTCATCAGCTTCAAACCCGTATATTTATTGAAAGTGAGCTGACCTTTTTGCTTCAGTTATGTGAAGTAAGAAGGGGGCTTGAAGGGCAAGCAATAGAACTTGCTGCCAACAGAGCAACAGAGGAACAGTTGGTCAGAATGGAAACAAATCTGAAAATTTTTGAAAATGTCAAAATCTTAAGCGAAGATTCTGTTCAAGCAGATTTAGATTTTCACCAAACTCTTTATGAAGCATCACACAATCCTGTCTTATACAAGATGATTGCCACTGTATACGAATCGTTTAATGAATTTTGGAGAAAAAATGAAAATTCTAATTCCATTTTTGCAGATACCTATCACTTTCATGAAGATATCTATTTTTCCGTAAAAAAGAAACAGCCAGAACTTGCCAGATTAGCATTAAACCAAATGATAGATGTCGTAGAATCAAGAGTAAAAGAATTATTTTAA
- a CDS encoding low temperature requirement protein A: MEEKKVTWLELFYDLLFVAAVAAATHVLLHIEDGYIHSEYLLKFVLIFIPIWWAWVGQTMFINRFGQDLFHQRLFLILQMFFVLIMTSSLAVDFDPYYLSFLIGYIGLRAVTAIQYLVVQRIEEGFRKKAALYLGRYFWIGIIISLSSVLFDSWIRYAVLYTGIIIDIMVPIFGRKYLVKVPTNTAHLLERFGLFSIILFGEALVSTLAVIQPKQGNWNSIGFSIISFILIISMWWQYFDNVEKKVNKSIQTAGQIIIYGHLFILMSLSMIAASIRLLFLHEVHYSYIIHFVFGAVLLYFLSTTFVFHQYRHEHHRLKIYHLALFLGILAVFFIINLIVVVPNIVVIGELTLFFIIYAKLTTT; encoded by the coding sequence ATGGAAGAAAAGAAAGTTACTTGGTTAGAGCTTTTTTATGATTTGTTATTTGTGGCGGCTGTTGCGGCTGCAACCCATGTTTTACTTCATATTGAAGATGGATATATCCATTCAGAGTATTTATTAAAGTTTGTGTTAATTTTCATTCCTATCTGGTGGGCTTGGGTAGGGCAAACTATGTTTATTAACCGGTTTGGACAAGATTTATTTCATCAACGGCTATTTTTGATACTGCAAATGTTTTTTGTCCTAATTATGACATCAAGCTTAGCAGTTGATTTTGATCCATATTATCTTTCTTTTTTAATTGGTTATATTGGCTTAAGAGCAGTGACTGCGATCCAATATCTTGTTGTCCAGCGTATAGAAGAGGGATTTCGGAAAAAAGCAGCACTATATTTGGGAAGGTATTTTTGGATTGGAATCATCATATCATTATCCTCCGTCCTTTTTGATTCTTGGATTCGATATGCTGTGTTATATACGGGTATTATTATTGATATTATGGTCCCAATATTTGGACGAAAATATTTAGTTAAGGTGCCCACAAATACGGCGCACTTATTAGAGCGATTTGGTCTATTTTCTATTATTCTCTTTGGTGAGGCTCTTGTCAGCACCCTTGCCGTAATTCAACCTAAACAAGGAAATTGGAATTCAATCGGCTTTTCGATCATTTCATTTATCCTAATTATATCGATGTGGTGGCAGTATTTCGATAATGTGGAGAAGAAAGTAAACAAGTCGATACAAACAGCCGGCCAAATCATTATTTATGGTCATTTGTTTATTTTAATGTCTTTGAGCATGATTGCAGCATCTATTAGACTATTATTTTTACATGAGGTTCATTATTCATATATCATACATTTTGTTTTTGGTGCTGTATTGCTCTATTTCCTGTCAACTACTTTTGTTTTCCACCAATATAGACATGAGCACCACAGATTGAAAATTTATCATTTAGCGTTATTTTTAGGGATTTTAGCAGTCTTTTTTATTATTAATTTGATTGTAGTAGTACCAAATATTGTGGTAATAGGGGAATTAACCCTGTTTTTTATCATCTATGCTAAATTAACAACAACTTAA
- a CDS encoding NADPH-dependent FMN reductase yields MTKTIGLICGSLRKSSYNRIIAQSLVDMEDSTEFRWIEIKDLPLFDEDLEVGGGPETVVSFKKAIQEVNGIIIVSPEYNSGIPGVLKNALDWASRPPKTSVLHRKPVGVIGATPGGLGTAFSQMQIRQTLEAIQAQVLPFQKVLISQVHEKIDSDQKVLTDDKTKRYLQNYLQQFLLWIDHTPFENK; encoded by the coding sequence ATGACCAAAACAATTGGGCTAATTTGTGGTAGTTTAAGAAAAAGTTCTTATAATCGGATTATTGCACAATCCCTAGTAGACATGGAAGACAGCACTGAATTTCGCTGGATTGAAATTAAAGATCTTCCTTTATTTGATGAAGATTTAGAAGTCGGCGGCGGACCGGAAACGGTAGTATCATTTAAAAAAGCAATTCAAGAAGTTAACGGCATTATTATTGTAAGTCCTGAGTACAATTCAGGCATTCCTGGTGTGTTAAAAAACGCATTAGATTGGGCTTCAAGACCTCCAAAGACATCGGTTCTTCATAGAAAACCAGTAGGTGTGATAGGAGCAACCCCTGGGGGATTAGGAACGGCTTTTTCTCAAATGCAAATTAGACAAACACTAGAAGCCATACAAGCTCAAGTTCTTCCGTTTCAAAAAGTATTAATTTCGCAAGTACATGAAAAGATTGACTCCGATCAGAAAGTGCTTACTGACGATAAAACAAAGCGATATCTTCAGAATTATCTGCAACAATTTTTGCTTTGGATCGACCATACTCCCTTTGAAAATAAATAA
- a CDS encoding GNAT family N-acetyltransferase, whose product MTIKFEETTQLEVQAVKALYDDVKWSSYTSDLPRLMEAIKCSLKVITAWDNGKLVGLIRVVGDGKTIIYIQDILVLRAYHNKGIGSQLLKLLLSNYKDVRQKVLLTNDAADVRTFYEKHGFSSCDKGDLVSFAKFD is encoded by the coding sequence ATGACAATCAAATTTGAAGAAACTACACAACTAGAAGTTCAAGCAGTCAAAGCATTGTATGATGATGTGAAGTGGTCTTCCTACACTAGTGATCTGCCCAGGTTGATGGAAGCGATTAAATGCTCTTTAAAGGTTATCACTGCTTGGGATAATGGAAAGTTAGTAGGGTTAATTAGAGTGGTTGGAGATGGAAAGACAATTATTTATATACAAGATATATTGGTGTTAAGAGCATATCATAATAAAGGAATCGGCTCTCAACTTCTTAAATTACTTTTATCAAATTATAAAGACGTTAGACAAAAAGTATTATTGACCAATGATGCAGCAGATGTAAGAACTTTTTATGAAAAACACGGATTTTCATCTTGTGATAAGGGCGATTTAGTATCATTTGCAAAATTTGATTAA
- a CDS encoding LD-carboxypeptidase, with product MAIRPPMLQRGDTIGLVTPGSPLDANIINARVQYLRDIGFNIIFGSHVYSYEGITAAPAGQRAEDVMNMFKDPSVKMILSTRGGTGVQTILPYLDFEVIRENPKIISGYSDITVLLNSLYLFSNLITFHSLMLIDFRIETPAYNFNQFFEATSTLTSPRIIQNPSTMPLKSLVPGNVTGPIVGGNMTSLVNTLGTPYEINTQGKILFLEEIHSPTTTIFRYLTQLLMSGKFQDCLGIIMGECTNCLVSYDTTYDDLINDLLVPLGKPLMVNLATGHGFYKAAIPIGANVNLNSTDNTLTVLEPTVS from the coding sequence ATGGCAATAAGACCTCCGATGCTGCAAAGAGGGGATACGATTGGGTTGGTTACACCTGGCAGCCCTCTTGATGCAAATATTATTAATGCGCGAGTACAATATTTAAGAGATATTGGCTTTAATATAATTTTTGGCAGCCACGTTTATTCTTACGAGGGCATCACAGCTGCACCTGCTGGGCAAAGAGCAGAAGATGTAATGAATATGTTCAAAGATCCGAGCGTCAAAATGATACTCTCCACACGAGGAGGGACTGGGGTACAGACCATTCTTCCTTACTTGGATTTTGAAGTCATAAGAGAGAACCCTAAAATTATATCTGGTTATAGTGACATAACAGTATTACTAAATAGTTTGTATCTATTTAGTAATTTAATTACGTTCCATAGCCTAATGCTTATTGATTTTAGAATAGAGACACCTGCTTATAATTTCAATCAATTCTTTGAAGCAACTTCTACATTGACTTCGCCCAGGATTATCCAAAATCCTTCGACCATGCCTCTGAAGAGTTTAGTACCAGGAAATGTAACGGGTCCAATAGTAGGTGGAAATATGACTTCTCTAGTTAATACCCTTGGTACGCCATATGAAATTAATACACAGGGAAAAATACTTTTTCTAGAAGAGATCCATTCACCTACTACAACGATTTTTCGGTATCTAACTCAATTATTGATGTCAGGTAAATTTCAAGATTGTCTTGGTATTATCATGGGAGAATGTACAAATTGCCTTGTATCTTATGATACAACATATGATGATTTAATTAATGATTTGTTAGTCCCCCTAGGAAAACCACTGATGGTCAACCTTGCTACAGGGCATGGCTTTTATAAAGCTGCTATTCCAATAGGTGCTAATGTTAATCTCAATTCGACAGATAATACATTGACTGTGCTTGAACCAACTGTTTCTTAG